A single region of the Pseudalkalibacillus berkeleyi genome encodes:
- a CDS encoding glutaredoxin family protein — MLTVHFYTKKQCPLCDYALIILEDLQEELGFHIEERDIYEKDEWLEAYGLMIPVVQVEGKDIQYGKLDRISLRKRLLTFF, encoded by the coding sequence ATGCTAACTGTCCATTTTTATACGAAAAAACAGTGTCCATTATGTGATTATGCGCTCATTATCCTTGAGGATCTTCAAGAGGAGCTTGGTTTTCATATTGAAGAAAGAGATATTTATGAAAAGGATGAATGGCTCGAAGCTTATGGACTAATGATTCCTGTTGTCCAAGTGGAAGGTAAAGACATACAATATGGTAAATTAGATCGAATTTCACTTAGAAAACGCTTACTTACATTTTTTTAG
- a CDS encoding sugar-binding transcriptional regulator, with amino-acid sequence MEPIIELQRKLLPDLVDVMQNRYRILQNVRFLQPIGRRSLATNLQQTERVLRAEVEFLNKQGLLNISTSGMTLTDEGNDILLELENVMKEVSGLHVLEERLREKLKLAEVIIVPGDSDRDQWVKTEMGKAAVNRLLPLLKSERTIAVTGGTTLAAVAEMMKPLPNRKRPLIVPARGGLGEHVENQANTICSTMAQKANGEYRLLHVPDQLSKESYQSLIEEPGVKDVLEQIRSAGIVIHGIGEATTMAERRNSSSIVFQEIEKQNAVAEAFGYYFDQDGTIVHKLKTVGLQLDDLTDDKTIFAVAGGSSKANAIAAYMKRGPRQILITDEGAANELL; translated from the coding sequence ATGGAACCGATCATTGAGTTACAAAGAAAATTATTGCCAGATTTAGTGGATGTCATGCAAAACCGTTATCGAATCCTTCAAAATGTGAGATTCCTACAACCGATTGGAAGGCGCAGTCTAGCGACGAACCTTCAACAAACGGAACGGGTGCTTAGAGCCGAAGTAGAATTCTTAAACAAACAAGGGCTATTGAATATTTCAACATCAGGTATGACTTTAACTGATGAAGGTAATGATATTCTCTTAGAACTTGAAAATGTAATGAAAGAAGTTTCGGGTCTTCATGTTTTAGAAGAGCGATTACGGGAAAAATTAAAGTTGGCAGAAGTGATTATCGTTCCTGGTGATAGTGATCGAGATCAATGGGTGAAAACAGAAATGGGAAAAGCAGCGGTCAATCGGCTTTTACCATTGTTGAAATCTGAGAGAACGATCGCAGTTACAGGTGGAACGACACTAGCGGCAGTGGCTGAAATGATGAAGCCATTACCGAATAGAAAAAGACCTTTAATTGTCCCAGCTCGAGGCGGACTAGGTGAGCATGTCGAGAATCAAGCAAATACAATTTGTTCAACAATGGCTCAGAAAGCGAATGGAGAGTATCGCTTATTGCATGTCCCCGATCAATTAAGCAAAGAATCTTATCAGTCCCTAATTGAAGAGCCAGGTGTAAAAGATGTTCTTGAACAAATTCGTTCAGCAGGAATCGTCATTCACGGTATAGGTGAAGCTACAACGATGGCAGAACGAAGAAATTCATCATCGATCGTTTTTCAAGAAATTGAGAAACAAAATGCTGTTGCTGAGGCATTTGGCTATTATTTCGACCAAGATGGAACCATTGTACACAAGCTGAAAACAGTAGGCTTACAGCTTGATGACCTGACAGACGACAAAACGATTTTTGCCGTAGCAGGCGGAAGCAGTAAAGCAAATGCAATCGCAGCATATATGAAACGTGGACCTCGCCAGATCTTAATTACGGATGAGGGCGCAGCAAACGAGTTATTATAG